In Streptomyces violaceusniger Tu 4113, one DNA window encodes the following:
- a CDS encoding carbohydrate ABC transporter permease — protein sequence MATATKVSAAPTDTPARPGRRRGRPLRWLPLAPATVMLLLFLGGPIAYCVYIAFTNMQLTGASSTDFVGLDNFQRAFGDDDFRNAVVLTLVFTLLSSLVGQNTLGLALAALMQRASRPVRTVTGAIVIAAWVVPEIVAGFLLYAFFRREGTLNALLDWLGLPSQNWLYTLPILAVSFANVWRGTAFSMLVYSAALSEIPKEITEAAEVDGAGGLGRFWHITLPMIRRSIGTNLMLNTLQTLSVFGLIWAMTRGGPGNRSQTLPVFMYDQAFNKSLIGYGTAVALLLLLVGALFSVVYLRLMREEV from the coding sequence ATGGCAACCGCGACCAAAGTGTCGGCGGCCCCGACGGACACCCCGGCCCGGCCGGGCCGCCGTCGCGGCCGCCCCCTGCGCTGGCTTCCGCTCGCCCCCGCCACCGTCATGCTGCTGCTCTTCCTCGGTGGCCCCATCGCGTACTGCGTCTATATCGCCTTCACCAATATGCAGCTCACGGGCGCGTCCTCCACGGACTTCGTGGGGCTGGACAACTTCCAGCGCGCCTTCGGGGACGACGACTTCCGCAACGCCGTCGTCCTCACCCTCGTCTTCACCCTGCTCTCCTCCCTCGTCGGCCAGAACACCCTGGGCCTGGCCCTCGCCGCCCTGATGCAGCGCGCCTCCCGCCCGGTGCGGACGGTGACCGGCGCGATCGTCATCGCGGCCTGGGTCGTCCCCGAGATCGTGGCGGGCTTCCTGCTGTACGCGTTCTTCCGCCGCGAGGGCACGCTCAACGCACTGCTGGACTGGCTGGGCCTGCCGTCCCAGAACTGGCTCTACACCCTGCCCATCCTCGCCGTGTCCTTCGCCAACGTCTGGCGCGGCACGGCCTTCTCGATGCTCGTCTACTCCGCCGCCCTGTCCGAGATCCCCAAGGAGATCACCGAGGCGGCGGAGGTCGACGGCGCGGGTGGGCTCGGCCGCTTCTGGCACATCACCCTGCCGATGATCCGCCGCTCCATCGGCACCAATCTGATGCTGAACACCTTGCAGACGCTGTCGGTGTTCGGCCTCATCTGGGCGATGACCCGAGGCGGCCCGGGAAACCGCAGCCAGACGCTCCCGGTCTTCATGTACGACCAGGCGTTCAACAAGTCCCTCATCGGCTACGGCACGGCGGTGGCGCTGCTGTTGCTGCTGGTCGGGGCTCTGTTCTCGGTGGTGTATCTGCGGCTGATGCGCGAGGAGGTCTGA
- a CDS encoding C4-dicarboxylate transporter DctA: MAADTTPPASGRTEPDGTKPKKERIHYLYLAVIGAVALGILVGFAAPDTAVELKPIGEGFVNLIKMLISPIIFCTIVLGVGSVRKAAKVGAVGGLALGYFMLMSTVALAIGLVVGNFLEPGSGLHMSHDAAQAGQSQAEGASESTADFLLGIIPKTLVSAFTEGEVLQTLFVALLAGFALQALGKAGEPVLRGIGHIQQLVFKLLSMVMWAAPVGAFGAMAAVVGETGLDALKALAVIMIGFYVTCALFVFLVLGTILRLVAGVNIFLLLKYLAREFLLILSTSSSESALPLLIAKMEHAGVSKPVAGITVPTGYSFNLDGTAIYLTMASLFIAQAMGDPLSIGQQISLLVFMIVASKGAAGVTGAGMATLAGGLQSHRPELVDGVGLIVGIDRFMSEARALTNFAGNAVATVLVGTWTKEIDKERMNEVLGGRLPFDAEGFARHGGGHGPAADDSDGAEGKSLPERRDGDTAKEHVPA; the protein is encoded by the coding sequence GTGGCTGCGGACACCACGCCGCCCGCATCCGGACGTACGGAGCCGGACGGGACGAAGCCGAAGAAAGAAAGGATTCACTACCTCTACCTCGCCGTCATCGGCGCGGTGGCGCTCGGCATCCTCGTGGGCTTCGCGGCCCCCGATACGGCGGTGGAGCTCAAGCCCATCGGCGAAGGCTTCGTCAACCTGATCAAGATGCTGATCTCGCCGATCATCTTCTGCACGATCGTGCTCGGGGTCGGATCGGTGCGCAAGGCCGCCAAGGTCGGCGCGGTCGGTGGTCTCGCGCTCGGCTACTTCATGCTGATGTCGACCGTGGCCCTCGCCATCGGCCTGGTCGTCGGCAACTTCCTGGAGCCGGGCAGCGGCCTGCACATGAGCCATGACGCGGCCCAGGCCGGGCAGAGCCAGGCCGAGGGCGCCTCCGAGTCGACGGCGGACTTCCTGCTCGGGATCATCCCGAAGACGCTGGTCTCCGCCTTCACCGAGGGCGAGGTGCTGCAGACCCTGTTCGTGGCCCTCCTCGCGGGCTTCGCCCTGCAGGCGCTGGGCAAGGCGGGCGAGCCGGTGCTGCGCGGCATAGGCCACATACAGCAGCTCGTCTTCAAGCTGCTGTCGATGGTCATGTGGGCCGCTCCGGTGGGCGCCTTCGGCGCGATGGCCGCCGTGGTCGGCGAGACCGGTCTGGACGCGCTCAAGGCGCTCGCGGTCATCATGATCGGCTTCTATGTGACCTGCGCACTGTTCGTGTTCCTCGTCCTCGGGACGATCCTGCGGCTGGTCGCGGGCGTGAACATCTTCCTGCTGCTGAAGTACCTGGCGCGGGAGTTCCTGCTGATCCTGTCGACGTCGTCCTCCGAGTCGGCGCTGCCGCTGCTCATCGCGAAGATGGAGCACGCGGGCGTCAGCAAGCCGGTGGCCGGTATCACGGTCCCCACCGGCTACTCCTTCAACCTGGACGGCACCGCCATCTACCTGACGATGGCCTCGCTGTTCATCGCCCAGGCCATGGGCGACCCGCTCTCCATAGGCCAGCAGATATCCCTCCTCGTCTTCATGATCGTCGCGTCGAAGGGCGCCGCCGGTGTGACCGGCGCGGGCATGGCGACGCTGGCGGGCGGTCTGCAGTCGCACCGGCCCGAACTGGTCGACGGCGTCGGCCTCATCGTCGGCATCGACCGCTTCATGAGCGAGGCCCGCGCCCTCACCAACTTCGCGGGCAACGCGGTGGCGACCGTCCTGGTCGGCACCTGGACCAAGGAGATCGACAAGGAGCGGATGAACGAAGTCCTGGGCGGACGGCTGCCGTTCGACGCCGAGGGCTTCGCGCGCCACGGCGGCGGCCACGGCCCGGCCGCCGACGACTCCGACGGGGCCGAGGGCAAGTCCCTCCCCGAGCGGCGTGACGGTGACACGGCGAAGGAGCACGTGCCCGCCTGA
- a CDS encoding extracellular solute-binding protein: protein MRPTAPLILAATLAATAGLTSCGGGSGSDPDTVKVVYNRSTDNKIRFKDNHLAEVKKQFEKANPGKKVKLVPIQAQDNDYATKVQQMMRSPKTAPDLVYEDTFRINSDIKAGYLRPLDDYLAKWKSWDQFVDTAKAAAKAEDGKTYGVPDGTDTRGLWFNKKIFAKAGLPADWSPKNWDDILKAARTIKKKVPGVTPLNTYTGKAPGETSVMQSFEMLLYGTGEAGGNPLYDPGAKKWVTGGKGFQDALGFLRTVYSEKLGPDISDALDPNVGTTVFSEWLPGGKLAIALDGSWLGQNWLKTGGKPWPEWSKTLGQAPMPTQNGQAPGQVSMSGGWTWAITAKSKNPDLAWKFVQQLQTKDNAVTWDVVDAQIAVRKDVAQDPKYTSSMPGITFFTGLVKYTHYRPTTPVYPQVSTAIGEAMEAATAGGSSPEKAAKSYDDQLTSIADGATVAASGQG from the coding sequence GTGCGCCCCACCGCCCCACTGATCCTCGCCGCCACCCTCGCCGCCACCGCAGGACTCACATCCTGCGGTGGCGGTTCGGGCAGCGACCCGGACACCGTCAAGGTCGTCTACAACCGCTCCACGGACAACAAGATCCGCTTCAAGGACAACCATCTGGCCGAGGTGAAGAAGCAGTTCGAGAAGGCCAACCCCGGCAAGAAGGTCAAGCTGGTCCCGATCCAGGCGCAGGACAACGACTACGCCACCAAGGTCCAGCAGATGATGCGGTCCCCCAAGACCGCCCCCGACCTGGTCTACGAGGACACCTTCCGGATCAACTCGGACATCAAGGCGGGCTATCTGCGCCCCCTCGACGACTATCTGGCCAAGTGGAAGAGCTGGGACCAGTTCGTCGACACCGCGAAGGCGGCGGCCAAGGCCGAGGACGGCAAGACGTACGGCGTCCCGGACGGCACCGACACCCGTGGCCTCTGGTTCAACAAGAAGATCTTCGCCAAGGCCGGGCTGCCGGCCGACTGGTCGCCCAAGAACTGGGACGACATCCTCAAGGCGGCGCGCACGATCAAGAAGAAGGTCCCCGGCGTCACCCCGCTCAACACCTACACCGGCAAGGCCCCGGGCGAGACCTCCGTCATGCAGAGCTTCGAGATGCTGCTGTACGGCACGGGCGAGGCGGGCGGGAACCCCCTCTACGACCCCGGCGCCAAGAAGTGGGTCACCGGCGGCAAGGGCTTCCAGGACGCGCTGGGCTTCCTGAGGACCGTCTACTCCGAGAAGCTCGGCCCGGACATCTCCGACGCCCTCGATCCCAACGTCGGCACGACCGTCTTCAGCGAATGGCTCCCCGGGGGCAAGCTGGCCATCGCCCTCGACGGCTCCTGGCTGGGCCAGAACTGGCTGAAGACCGGCGGCAAGCCGTGGCCCGAGTGGTCCAAGACCCTCGGCCAGGCCCCGATGCCCACCCAGAACGGGCAGGCGCCCGGCCAGGTCAGCATGTCCGGCGGCTGGACGTGGGCGATCACCGCGAAGTCCAAGAACCCCGATCTGGCCTGGAAGTTCGTCCAGCAGCTCCAGACCAAGGACAACGCGGTCACCTGGGACGTCGTCGACGCCCAGATCGCGGTCCGCAAGGACGTCGCGCAGGACCCGAAGTACACCTCCTCCATGCCCGGGATCACCTTCTTCACGGGCCTGGTGAAGTACACCCACTACCGCCCCACCACCCCCGTCTATCCCCAGGTGTCCACGGCGATCGGCGAGGCCATGGAGGCGGCGACGGCCGGCGGCTCCTCACCGGAGAAGGCCGCGAAGTCCTACGACGACCAGCTCACATCCATCGCCGACGGCGCCACGGTGGCGGCGAGCGGCCAGGGCTGA
- a CDS encoding chitinase translates to MPRTRHHRRLALAAAVGMLAAGVTTAATAQAAPHTAAAPSGLNGPYLYLGWGSPPKATDVMSATGTTQFTMAFMLSDGGCNPKWDGSRGLTGGNDQSTINSIRSAGGDVTVSFGGWSGNKLGEKCSSASALAGAYQKVIDAYKLKSIDIDIEASEFENATVRQRVVDALKTVKQKNSGIKVYVTFGTTTSGPDSNGKDLVKRGATAGLDVDGWAVMPFDFGQGSIDMAGATKSAVDGLKNTVAGAYGLSSDAAYRKVGFSSMNGKTDVAGETISLNNFKDMVSYAKSHHLARVSFWSLNRDRKCGSGTDGDACSGIDQGTYDFTKVLAGYNG, encoded by the coding sequence ATGCCTCGAACCCGGCATCACCGCAGACTCGCCCTCGCCGCCGCCGTCGGCATGCTCGCCGCGGGCGTCACCACGGCGGCCACCGCGCAAGCGGCGCCGCACACCGCAGCCGCCCCCAGCGGGCTCAACGGGCCCTACCTCTACCTGGGTTGGGGCTCTCCGCCCAAGGCCACGGACGTCATGTCGGCGACCGGCACCACGCAGTTCACGATGGCGTTCATGCTCTCCGACGGTGGCTGCAACCCCAAGTGGGACGGCTCCCGCGGGCTCACCGGCGGCAACGACCAGTCGACGATCAACTCCATCCGCTCGGCGGGCGGCGATGTCACCGTCTCCTTCGGCGGCTGGAGCGGTAACAAACTGGGCGAGAAGTGTTCCTCCGCCTCCGCACTCGCCGGCGCGTATCAGAAGGTCATCGACGCCTACAAGCTCAAGTCGATCGACATCGACATCGAAGCGAGCGAGTTCGAGAACGCGACGGTCCGCCAGCGGGTGGTCGACGCGCTCAAGACCGTCAAGCAGAAGAACAGCGGCATCAAGGTGTACGTCACCTTCGGCACCACCACGTCCGGCCCCGACTCCAACGGCAAGGACCTGGTCAAGCGCGGCGCCACGGCCGGGCTCGACGTGGACGGCTGGGCAGTCATGCCGTTCGACTTCGGCCAGGGCTCCATCGATATGGCGGGGGCCACCAAGTCGGCGGTGGACGGTCTGAAGAACACCGTGGCCGGCGCGTACGGCCTCTCCTCCGACGCCGCCTACCGCAAGGTCGGCTTCTCCTCGATGAACGGCAAGACCGACGTCGCGGGCGAGACCATATCCCTGAACAACTTCAAGGACATGGTGTCCTACGCCAAGAGCCACCACCTGGCCCGCGTCAGCTTCTGGTCGCTCAACCGCGACCGCAAGTGCGGCTCCGGCACGGACGGCGACGCCTGCAGCGGGATCGACCAGGGCACGTACGACTTCACCAAGGTGCTCGCGGGGTACAACGGCTGA
- a CDS encoding sensor histidine kinase gives MRIPHPRSLAGQLFAMQVVLVAALVAGCAVFAYVTDREQAVVAARQRATAAAVAVADSPSVAEAARSKDPTARLQPYAEKVRRDTDVTFVTIMDTHGVRWAHPDPSQIGATYLGHIKPALRGRIFAETYTGTLGSSVRVVAPVRDDRAGGRITALVSAGITVDTISAQVRRQLLALLGVAAAALALGGLCAYVINARLRRHTHGMNADELSRMHDYHQAALHGVREGLLMLDGGRRIALINDGGRELLGLPEDSVGRYVSDLGLPPALTGALLATETRVDELHLTAERVVVVNTSPVSSGEQRGTVVTLRDHTELQALSGELDSVRGFAEALRSQAHEAANRLHAVVSLIELGREDEAVDFATAELELAQALTDQVVGAVAEPVLAALLLGKAAQANERGVELVLAPDSRIDDGVLPPGLPARDLVTILGNLIDNATDAAAEGVGHGGAPRSARVTVTARADGGELTLRVADTGAGLDPAAAEEVFRRGWSTKSPGRGLGLALVRQAARRNAGTVEVSAAPDGGAEFTIRLPLATPAATS, from the coding sequence ATGCGCATCCCCCACCCACGGAGCCTGGCCGGCCAGCTCTTCGCGATGCAGGTCGTGCTGGTCGCCGCCCTGGTGGCCGGATGCGCCGTCTTCGCCTACGTCACCGACCGCGAGCAGGCGGTGGTGGCCGCGCGGCAGCGCGCGACGGCCGCCGCGGTGGCCGTCGCCGACTCCCCGTCGGTCGCCGAGGCCGCACGGTCCAAGGACCCCACCGCCCGGCTCCAGCCGTATGCGGAGAAGGTGCGCCGGGACACCGACGTCACCTTCGTCACGATCATGGATACCCACGGTGTGCGCTGGGCGCACCCCGATCCGAGCCAGATCGGCGCCACCTACCTCGGCCACATCAAGCCCGCGCTGCGTGGCCGGATCTTCGCCGAGACCTATACGGGCACGCTCGGCTCCTCCGTGCGCGTGGTCGCCCCGGTGCGCGACGACCGCGCCGGCGGCCGGATCACCGCGCTGGTCAGCGCGGGTATCACCGTGGACACCATCAGCGCCCAGGTGCGCCGCCAGTTGCTCGCGCTGCTCGGTGTGGCCGCCGCCGCGCTCGCGCTCGGCGGCCTGTGCGCGTATGTCATCAACGCCCGGCTGCGCCGCCATACGCACGGCATGAACGCGGACGAGCTGAGCCGGATGCACGACTACCACCAGGCCGCGCTGCACGGCGTGCGCGAGGGGCTGCTGATGCTCGACGGCGGGCGGCGGATCGCGCTGATCAACGACGGCGGGCGGGAGCTGCTCGGCCTGCCCGAGGACTCCGTCGGCCGCTACGTCTCCGACCTGGGCCTGCCGCCCGCGCTGACCGGCGCCCTGCTGGCCACCGAGACGCGCGTGGACGAACTGCATCTGACCGCGGAACGGGTCGTGGTCGTCAACACCTCCCCGGTGAGCAGCGGCGAACAGCGCGGCACGGTCGTCACCCTGCGCGACCACACCGAGCTCCAGGCGCTCTCCGGCGAGCTGGACTCGGTACGCGGCTTCGCGGAGGCGCTGCGCTCCCAGGCCCATGAGGCCGCGAATCGGCTGCATGCCGTCGTCTCGTTGATCGAGCTGGGCCGGGAGGACGAGGCGGTCGACTTCGCCACCGCCGAGCTGGAGCTGGCCCAGGCGCTGACCGACCAGGTGGTGGGCGCGGTCGCCGAACCGGTGCTGGCCGCGCTGCTGCTGGGCAAGGCGGCGCAGGCCAACGAACGCGGCGTCGAACTCGTCCTCGCCCCCGACAGCCGGATCGACGACGGCGTCCTCCCACCCGGCCTGCCCGCCCGCGACCTGGTGACCATCCTCGGCAACCTCATCGACAACGCCACGGACGCGGCCGCCGAGGGCGTCGGCCACGGCGGTGCCCCCCGCAGCGCCCGCGTCACGGTCACCGCCCGCGCGGACGGCGGCGAGCTGACGCTGCGCGTGGCGGACACCGGCGCGGGGCTGGACCCGGCGGCGGCCGAGGAGGTCTTCCGCCGCGGCTGGAGCACGAAGTCCCCGGGCCGCGGCCTGGGCCTGGCCCTGGTCCGCCAGGCCGCTCGCCGCAACGCGGGCACAGTGGAGGTATCGGCCGCCCCGGACGGCGGCGCCGAATTCACGATCCGCCTGCCGTTGGCGACTCCGGCCGCCACGTCGTGA
- a CDS encoding dihydrofolate reductase family protein has translation MAKVRVHNLFVSLDGYSAGETITIDQPIGGAERLFGRFDGRFIHGVNVADEPITLDRALTSTWGQGIGVEIMGRGKFGPQTGEWADDDWRGWWGDEPPFRTPVVVLTHHRRDPIHFDNGTSFHFLDATPEDALAYAQDLADGRDVRIGGGPSTVRQFLTADLIDFMHLVTVPITLGAGVSLWDGQAEVQDRFTIESATSASGLTHHFWNRTNTK, from the coding sequence ATGGCCAAGGTCCGAGTGCACAACTTGTTCGTCTCCCTCGACGGCTACAGCGCGGGCGAGACGATCACGATCGACCAGCCCATCGGGGGCGCCGAGAGGCTGTTCGGGCGCTTCGACGGGCGGTTCATCCACGGCGTGAACGTCGCGGATGAACCGATCACCCTCGATCGCGCTCTCACCAGCACCTGGGGTCAGGGCATCGGGGTCGAGATCATGGGCCGGGGCAAGTTCGGCCCGCAGACCGGCGAATGGGCCGACGACGACTGGCGAGGCTGGTGGGGCGACGAACCCCCCTTCCGCACGCCCGTGGTGGTGCTCACCCACCACCGACGCGACCCCATCCACTTCGACAACGGAACCAGCTTCCACTTTCTCGACGCCACCCCCGAGGACGCACTCGCCTACGCCCAGGATCTCGCCGACGGCCGGGACGTGCGCATCGGCGGCGGCCCTTCCACCGTCCGACAGTTCCTGACGGCCGACCTCATCGACTTCATGCACCTGGTCACCGTGCCCATCACCCTCGGCGCCGGGGTCTCGCTGTGGGACGGACAGGCCGAAGTCCAGGATCGCTTCACCATCGAGTCGGCGACCTCGGCCAGCGGCCTCACCCACCACTTCTGGAATCGAACCAACACCAAGTAG
- a CDS encoding response regulator gives MSPPQAKPGDPAPIRVLVVEDDPVAADAHRMYVDRVPGFAVIGTARSGGDAQRLLERTPADLLLLDLYLPDGHGLQLVRALRAAGNGADVIAVTSARDLAMVRDGVSLGVVQYVLKPFTFSTLRDRLLRYAEFRATAGEASGQDEVDRALAALRAPQPAAMPKGLTQATLHAVTEALRGAEEGISAAATAETVGISRITARRYLEHLVEAGRAARAPHYGQIGRPELLYRWLSEH, from the coding sequence ATGAGCCCGCCGCAGGCGAAACCGGGGGATCCGGCGCCGATCCGGGTTCTCGTCGTAGAAGACGACCCCGTCGCGGCGGACGCGCACCGGATGTACGTCGACCGCGTCCCCGGCTTCGCCGTCATCGGGACCGCGCGGAGCGGCGGGGACGCCCAGCGGCTGCTGGAGCGGACGCCCGCCGATCTGCTGCTGCTGGACCTCTACCTCCCCGACGGGCACGGCCTCCAGCTCGTACGGGCGCTGCGCGCGGCCGGGAACGGGGCGGATGTGATCGCGGTCACCTCGGCCCGGGACCTGGCGATGGTCCGCGACGGGGTCTCCCTCGGGGTCGTGCAGTACGTGCTGAAACCGTTCACCTTCTCCACCCTCCGGGACCGCCTCCTCCGGTACGCCGAGTTCCGGGCGACCGCGGGCGAGGCCAGCGGGCAGGACGAGGTGGACCGCGCGCTGGCCGCACTGCGGGCGCCGCAGCCCGCCGCGATGCCCAAGGGGCTGACCCAGGCGACCCTGCACGCGGTCACCGAGGCACTGCGCGGCGCGGAGGAGGGAATCTCGGCCGCGGCCACCGCCGAGACGGTGGGAATCTCCCGGATCACGGCCCGCCGCTATCTGGAACACCTGGTGGAGGCGGGACGGGCGGCCCGCGCCCCGCACTACGGACAGATCGGCCGTCCCGAGCTGCTGTACCGCTGGCTCAGCGAGCACTAA
- a CDS encoding TetR/AcrR family transcriptional regulator produces MAAREASHGAAEGEGLPPGGLPPERLPSRADARRNRARVLAAARASFAAEGGMAPLGAIAERAGVGAGTVYRHFPSKEDLFEAVIADSVDGFVAEGRALAVAEDPGAAFFGFLERVVREASLNRALCEAFVREAPGRAPEAAAAGARREFGEVLSVLLRRAQEAGVVRADVAAADVQALVAGCAAMEQGRGPGTGVLTAVMCDGLRAEQAVTKFRNGMEEGGGGAAGPRDEIGRCEMCGDPLPGDRTGRAGRPARFCGAACRQKAHRRRTRASG; encoded by the coding sequence ATGGCGGCGAGGGAAGCGTCGCACGGCGCGGCAGAGGGCGAAGGGCTGCCCCCGGGAGGGCTGCCCCCGGAAAGGCTGCCCTCGCGGGCCGACGCGCGGCGGAACAGGGCGCGGGTACTGGCCGCCGCCAGGGCCTCGTTCGCGGCGGAGGGCGGCATGGCGCCGCTCGGCGCCATCGCCGAGCGGGCCGGGGTGGGTGCCGGGACGGTGTACCGCCACTTCCCCTCCAAGGAGGACCTTTTCGAGGCGGTGATCGCCGACAGCGTGGACGGGTTCGTCGCTGAGGGGCGGGCGTTGGCCGTGGCCGAGGACCCGGGGGCGGCGTTCTTCGGTTTCCTGGAGCGCGTGGTCAGGGAGGCGTCGCTCAACCGTGCGCTGTGCGAGGCATTCGTCCGGGAGGCACCCGGCCGTGCGCCCGAGGCGGCCGCGGCCGGTGCCAGGCGCGAGTTCGGTGAGGTGCTGAGTGTGCTGCTCCGGCGCGCCCAGGAGGCCGGAGTGGTGAGGGCGGATGTCGCGGCGGCGGATGTGCAGGCGCTGGTGGCGGGGTGCGCGGCCATGGAGCAGGGGCGCGGCCCCGGGACCGGGGTGCTGACGGCGGTGATGTGCGACGGATTGCGGGCGGAGCAAGCCGTAACGAAATTCCGTAACGGAATGGAGGAGGGTGGCGGCGGAGCCGCCGGTCCGCGTGACGAAATCGGTCGGTGCGAGATGTGCGGTGACCCACTGCCCGGCGACCGCACCGGCCGCGCGGGCCGCCCCGCGCGGTTCTGCGGGGCGGCGTGCAGGCAGAAGGCCCACCGGCGGCGCACGCGCGCCAGTGGCTGA
- a CDS encoding winged helix-turn-helix transcriptional regulator — MREEPRSGCAINAAVEVLGDPWTLIVLRDVIFGGRRHFRDLLTRSEEGIASNILAGRLRKLVEGGLLSRDGATRGQKATYTLTEAGIQTLPVMVALGAWGLRHRPTTPELAVRARILAEGSPHLVDELMDELREIHLGVTRESPKSPTASERLQQAYEAAIATGDGRP; from the coding sequence ATGCGTGAGGAGCCGCGTTCGGGTTGTGCGATCAACGCCGCGGTGGAGGTCTTGGGGGACCCGTGGACGCTGATCGTGCTGCGCGACGTGATCTTCGGTGGACGTCGTCACTTCCGCGATCTGCTGACCCGGAGCGAGGAGGGCATCGCGTCCAACATCCTCGCCGGCCGTCTGCGCAAGCTCGTCGAGGGAGGGCTGCTCAGCCGCGACGGTGCCACGCGTGGCCAGAAAGCGACCTACACCCTCACCGAAGCCGGCATCCAGACTCTCCCGGTGATGGTCGCCCTCGGCGCGTGGGGGTTGCGGCACCGACCCACGACCCCGGAGCTCGCGGTGCGTGCCCGCATCCTCGCGGAAGGCTCCCCGCACCTCGTCGATGAGCTCATGGACGAACTGCGCGAGATCCACCTCGGCGTCACTCGTGAAAGCCCGAAGAGCCCCACTGCTTCGGAGCGGTTGCAGCAGGCGTACGAAGCCGCGATCGCGACCGGAGACGGCCGCCCTTAG